A region from the Wansuia hejianensis genome encodes:
- the ruvX gene encoding Holliday junction resolvase RuvX — protein MRILGLDYGSKTVGVAVSDPLGLTAQGVEIIRRKSENKLRQTLARLEELIAEYQAELLVLGYPKHMNNDIGDRAVKSLEFQEILKRRTGLDVVMWDERLTTVEANRTLAEADVRGVDRKQYVDELAAVFILQGYLDYLHNQNEGFV, from the coding sequence ATGCGCATTTTGGGATTGGATTACGGATCGAAGACCGTCGGCGTGGCAGTCAGTGACCCACTGGGCCTGACAGCTCAGGGCGTGGAGATTATCCGCAGGAAATCAGAGAATAAACTGCGGCAGACGCTGGCCAGGCTGGAAGAGCTGATTGCAGAATACCAGGCCGAACTGTTGGTGCTGGGTTATCCAAAACATATGAATAACGATATTGGGGACAGGGCTGTAAAATCACTGGAATTTCAGGAGATCCTGAAAAGAAGGACAGGTCTGGACGTTGTCATGTGGGATGAACGGCTTACGACGGTAGAAGCTAACCGTACGCTTGCCGAAGCAGATGTGCGTGGGGTGGACCGGAAGCAGTACGTGGACGAGCTGGCGGCAGTTTTTATACTCCAGGGATATCTGGATTACCTGCACAACCAGAATGAAGGATTTGTTTAA
- a CDS encoding HPr family phosphocarrier protein has translation MKTVQISLNSIDKVKSFVNEISKFDFDFDLVSGRYVIDAKSIMGIFSLDLSKPIDLNIHSEGDALENVLKVLAPYLV, from the coding sequence ATGAAAACAGTACAGATTTCACTCAATTCCATCGATAAGGTTAAGTCCTTCGTCAACGAAATATCCAAATTCGATTTTGACTTTGACCTGGTATCCGGCAGATATGTCATTGATGCGAAGTCCATCATGGGCATCTTCAGCCTGGATTTATCAAAACCCATCGATCTGAACATTCATTCCGAAGGCGATGCCTTGGAAAATGTCCTGAAAGTACTTGCACCGTACCTGGTGTAA
- a CDS encoding DUF1292 domain-containing protein: MEKIGFVTDDGDEVEFYVEEETRVNGISYLLVTDSDGEEANAYILKDMSADGDTDADYVMVEDEVEFEAIARVFQQMLEDVDFR, from the coding sequence ATGGAAAAAATTGGATTTGTAACAGACGATGGAGATGAAGTTGAGTTTTATGTAGAGGAAGAAACAAGGGTGAACGGCATAAGCTACCTGCTTGTAACTGACTCTGACGGAGAAGAGGCAAATGCCTATATTCTCAAGGATATGTCTGCGGACGGCGACACCGACGCTGATTACGTAATGGTGGAAGATGAAGTGGAGTTTGAAGCCATAGCGCGCGTATTTCAGCAGATGTTGGAAGATGTGGACTTCCGTTAG
- a CDS encoding IreB family regulatory phosphoprotein: MTDMSNTQFFKVKTEPEISVKKVLDVVYNAMAEKGYNPVNQIVGYIMSGDPTYITSHKGARSMIMKVERDELVEELLKEYIKNEAWKCEQE, from the coding sequence ATGACAGATATGAGTAATACACAATTCTTTAAAGTGAAGACGGAGCCGGAGATCTCTGTTAAGAAGGTTTTGGACGTTGTGTATAATGCGATGGCAGAGAAGGGGTATAATCCTGTGAATCAGATCGTCGGTTATATTATGTCCGGAGATCCCACCTACATCACCAGTCACAAGGGTGCGCGGAGCATGATCATGAAAGTGGAGCGCGACGAGCTGGTAGAAGAGCTTCTGAAGGAGTATATCAAGAACGAAGCCTGGAAATGTGAGCAGGAATGA
- a CDS encoding ribonuclease J, giving the protein MKANNESKLRIIPLGGLEQIGMNITAFEYEDSIVVVDCGIAFPDDDMLGIDLVIPDITYLRDNIDKVKGFVITHGHEDHIGALPYVLKEVNVPVYATKLTVGLIENKLKEHNLLRTTKRKTIKHGQSINLGRFRIEFIKTNHSIQDASALAIYSPAGTIIHTGDFKVDYTPVFGDAIDLQRFAEIGKKGVLALMCDSTNAERKGFTMSERTVGKTFDNIFSDHTNSRLIIATFASNVDRVQQIINSAYKFGRKVVVEGRSMVNVITTAAELGYLNIPDKTLIDIDQMKNYPDEQMVLVTTGSQGESMAALSRMAANIHKKVSIKPGDTIVFSSNPIPGNEKAVSKVINELSAKGADVIFQDVHVSGHACQEEIKLIYSLVKPKYAIPVHGEYRHLKAQSKLALELGIPKENIFILRSGEVLELNQEGAQQNGKVQTGAIMVDGLGVGDVGNIVLRDRQHLSEDGIIIVVLTLERRGNQLLSGPDIVSRGFVYVRESEDLMGEARVVVEDALDECLSHKVSDWGKIKNVIKDSLGGFVWKRTQRRPMILPIIMEA; this is encoded by the coding sequence TTGAAAGCTAACAATGAAAGTAAATTACGGATCATTCCGCTGGGCGGTTTGGAACAGATCGGAATGAATATTACTGCCTTCGAGTATGAAGACAGTATTGTTGTTGTGGACTGCGGTATTGCGTTCCCGGATGACGACATGCTGGGAATCGACCTGGTCATACCTGACATCACCTATTTAAGGGATAATATTGATAAAGTGAAGGGATTTGTGATCACACACGGTCATGAAGACCATATCGGGGCTCTGCCCTATGTTTTAAAAGAAGTTAATGTGCCGGTATATGCGACGAAGCTGACGGTCGGCCTGATAGAAAACAAATTAAAAGAACACAACCTCCTTCGTACTACAAAGCGTAAAACAATTAAACACGGACAATCCATCAATCTGGGCCGTTTCCGGATTGAGTTTATTAAAACAAATCACAGTATCCAGGATGCTTCAGCTCTGGCAATCTATTCTCCTGCCGGAACAATTATCCATACGGGAGACTTCAAGGTTGACTACACGCCCGTTTTCGGTGACGCCATTGACCTGCAGCGTTTTGCGGAGATCGGAAAGAAAGGTGTGCTGGCGCTGATGTGCGACAGTACCAATGCGGAGAGAAAAGGCTTTACCATGTCTGAACGGACGGTGGGCAAGACCTTTGACAATATATTCTCGGATCATACGAATTCCAGGCTCATCATCGCAACGTTTGCGTCCAACGTGGACCGTGTCCAGCAGATTATCAACTCTGCCTACAAATTTGGCAGGAAGGTCGTGGTGGAAGGCCGCAGTATGGTGAATGTCATCACAACGGCAGCGGAGCTGGGATATCTGAACATACCGGATAAGACATTAATTGATATCGACCAGATGAAAAATTACCCCGATGAGCAGATGGTTCTGGTCACAACGGGAAGCCAGGGTGAATCCATGGCTGCGCTGTCCCGGATGGCTGCGAATATCCACAAGAAAGTTTCCATAAAGCCGGGGGATACCATCGTATTCAGCTCCAACCCGATCCCGGGCAATGAGAAAGCGGTATCCAAGGTAATCAACGAGCTTTCGGCCAAGGGCGCGGATGTTATATTCCAGGACGTTCATGTGTCCGGCCACGCCTGCCAGGAGGAAATCAAGCTGATTTACTCGCTGGTGAAGCCTAAATATGCAATCCCGGTTCATGGGGAATACCGTCATCTGAAGGCTCAGTCTAAGCTGGCACTGGAGCTGGGAATCCCCAAGGAGAACATCTTTATTCTCCGTTCCGGAGAAGTTCTGGAACTAAATCAGGAGGGGGCTCAGCAGAACGGTAAGGTGCAGACCGGAGCGATCATGGTAGACGGCCTGGGCGTCGGAGACGTGGGCAATATCGTGCTTCGGGACAGGCAGCACCTTTCCGAGGACGGAATCATTATTGTGGTGCTGACACTGGAACGGCGGGGCAACCAGCTGCTTTCAGGACCCGATATCGTGTCGCGGGGATTCGTATATGTCAGAGAATCAGAAGATTTGATGGGAGAGGCCCGGGTAGTTGTAGAAGATGCCTTGGATGAATGTCTGAGCCACAAGGTATCGGACTGGGGCAAGATCAAGAATGTGATCAAGGACTCCCTTGGCGGATTCGTGTGGAAGCGGACTCAGAGAAGGCCTATGATTTTACCCATCATAATGGAGGCATAG
- the mtaB gene encoding tRNA (N(6)-L-threonylcarbamoyladenosine(37)-C(2))-methylthiotransferase MtaB — protein sequence MGKKAALHNLGCKVNAYELEAMQQLLEKNGYEIVPFEPGADLYLINTCTVTNIADRKSRQMLHRAKKMNPHAVVAAVGCYAQARGKELEKDEAIDLVIGNNRKKDLIMILKEYEAGLGKHLHRAEIGKASEYEELEIDRTEEHTRAFIKVQDGCNQFCTYCIIPYTRGRVRSRKIKDVCEEVRRLAAAGCREVVLSGIHLSSYGVDLDQGENLLSLIRAVHDTEGISRVRLGSLEPGIITEEFVRELACLPKVCPHFHLSLQSGSNRTLKRMNRRYTKEEYLEKCRILRKQYENPALTTDIIVGFPGETAEDFEESKAFVEEVSFFETHVFPYSRREGTKAAEYPEQLTEAVKKARSREMLALDERKRQEYLQSFLGKETEILIEEKLLLGEKYYWTGHTREYQRAAFLSEQNLENTLIHAVAVGIAHGDVLICEETVL from the coding sequence ATGGGAAAGAAAGCAGCGCTTCATAATCTGGGCTGTAAAGTGAATGCATATGAACTGGAGGCCATGCAGCAGCTTTTGGAGAAAAACGGGTATGAGATTGTGCCCTTTGAGCCGGGAGCCGATCTCTATCTGATCAATACGTGTACGGTTACCAATATTGCCGACCGGAAATCCAGGCAGATGCTTCACCGGGCAAAGAAGATGAACCCGCATGCGGTGGTGGCGGCCGTCGGCTGTTATGCCCAGGCCAGGGGCAAAGAGCTGGAAAAGGATGAAGCAATCGATCTGGTGATCGGGAATAACAGGAAAAAGGATCTGATTATGATTCTGAAGGAATATGAGGCAGGACTGGGGAAGCATCTGCATAGGGCTGAGATCGGGAAAGCCAGCGAATATGAAGAGCTGGAAATAGACCGGACGGAAGAGCACACCAGAGCTTTTATCAAAGTTCAGGACGGTTGCAATCAGTTCTGCACCTACTGTATTATTCCTTACACCCGGGGGAGGGTGCGCAGCCGAAAGATTAAAGACGTGTGTGAAGAGGTGCGCCGGCTGGCAGCGGCGGGTTGCCGGGAGGTGGTTTTGTCCGGAATCCACCTGAGTTCATACGGTGTGGATCTGGATCAGGGAGAGAATCTGCTGAGCCTGATACGCGCAGTTCATGATACAGAAGGGATCAGCAGGGTCCGTCTAGGCTCCCTGGAGCCAGGAATTATTACGGAAGAGTTTGTGAGGGAATTGGCATGTCTTCCCAAAGTCTGTCCCCATTTTCATCTGTCGCTGCAGAGCGGCAGCAACCGGACGCTGAAAAGGATGAACCGGCGGTATACAAAGGAAGAATATCTGGAGAAATGCCGCATCCTGAGAAAGCAGTATGAGAACCCTGCCTTGACTACGGACATTATTGTCGGTTTTCCGGGAGAGACAGCAGAAGACTTCGAGGAATCAAAGGCTTTTGTTGAGGAGGTTTCCTTTTTTGAGACTCATGTATTCCCCTATTCCAGAAGAGAGGGAACCAAGGCGGCGGAATACCCGGAACAGCTCACGGAGGCCGTGAAGAAAGCGAGAAGCAGAGAAATGCTGGCACTGGACGAGAGGAAGAGACAGGAATACTTGCAGAGCTTTCTGGGGAAAGAGACAGAAATCCTGATCGAGGAAAAACTTCTGCTGGGGGAGAAATACTATTGGACCGGCCATACCCGTGAGTATCAAAGGGCGGCGTTTCTGTCAGAGCAGAATTTGGAGAATACGCTCATCCATGCTGTGGCGGTTGGGATTGCTCATGGGGATGTACTGATATGTGAAGAAACAGTCCTCTGA
- the thiI gene encoding tRNA uracil 4-sulfurtransferase ThiI, whose product MFQAFLIKYAEIGIKGKNRYLFEDALVRHMARVLKEVDGHFVVSREMGRIYVNAEGDFDYDGAVEALQRVFGIAGICPVVITEDEGYDKLAEAVVNYVGKVYPDRSKTFKMCARRANKNYPMNSMELNVELGGAVLDAYPEMKVDVHHPDISLTVEVRNKIYIYSEIIPGPGGMPVGTNGSAMLLLSGGIDSPVAGYMVAKRGVKIDAVYFHAPPYTSDRAKQKVVDLARLVARYSGPIRLHVVNFTEIQLAIYEKCPHDELTIIMRRYMMKIAEAFAEKDGALGLITGESIGQVASQTMHSLACTNEVCTMPVFRPLIGFDKQEIVDVSLKIGTYDTSVLPYEDCCTIFVAKHPVTKPNLKMIQHSEKKLADVIDGMLETAVSTAETIEI is encoded by the coding sequence ATGTTTCAGGCATTTTTAATAAAGTATGCGGAAATCGGCATCAAAGGAAAGAACAGGTATCTGTTTGAAGATGCGCTGGTCCGGCATATGGCGCGGGTGTTGAAGGAGGTTGACGGCCATTTCGTGGTCAGCCGTGAGATGGGGCGCATTTATGTGAACGCGGAAGGCGATTTTGATTACGACGGCGCTGTAGAGGCACTCCAGAGGGTATTTGGCATTGCGGGAATCTGTCCGGTCGTGATCACAGAGGATGAGGGCTACGATAAGCTGGCAGAGGCCGTGGTGAATTACGTCGGGAAGGTCTATCCGGACCGGTCAAAGACGTTTAAAATGTGTGCCCGCAGGGCGAATAAGAATTATCCGATGAATTCCATGGAACTGAATGTGGAACTGGGGGGCGCTGTTCTCGACGCATATCCTGAGATGAAGGTGGACGTCCATCATCCTGACATTTCCCTGACTGTGGAAGTGAGAAATAAAATATACATTTATTCAGAGATCATCCCGGGACCCGGAGGCATGCCGGTGGGAACCAATGGCAGCGCCATGCTTCTCCTGTCCGGCGGCATTGATTCACCGGTAGCCGGATATATGGTGGCCAAGCGGGGAGTGAAAATTGATGCGGTCTATTTTCATGCACCTCCCTATACTAGTGACCGGGCGAAGCAGAAGGTCGTGGACCTGGCCAGGCTGGTGGCGCGTTACAGCGGGCCGATCCGTCTGCATGTGGTGAATTTTACAGAAATCCAACTGGCGATCTATGAGAAATGCCCTCACGATGAGCTGACGATCATCATGAGGCGGTACATGATGAAAATAGCCGAGGCTTTTGCGGAAAAGGACGGGGCGCTGGGACTGATAACCGGTGAAAGTATTGGGCAGGTGGCAAGCCAGACCATGCACAGTCTGGCATGTACGAATGAAGTGTGCACCATGCCCGTATTCCGCCCGCTGATCGGTTTTGATAAGCAGGAGATCGTCGATGTGTCTTTGAAGATCGGGACGTATGATACCTCCGTGCTGCCCTACGAGGATTGCTGCACGATATTTGTCGCCAAGCATCCGGTCACGAAGCCAAATTTAAAGATGATACAGCACTCGGAGAAAAAGCTGGCGGATGTGATAGACGGCATGTTGGAGACGGCTGTCAGCACCGCGGAGACAATTGAGATATAA